Genomic DNA from Gimesia aquarii:
TAATAACCACCTTCAAACCTTGTGGGAAGCGTTCGTAAAAGCCTAGATTGATTCGTCAGCAGCTAAAGATTTTTGAACGAATGTAACTTGGCTACTGACCACAGATGCATGAATGATAAATTTGTAACGATCATTGCTAAATTCAAACAACCTAATAAAGACAGGAAATGTTCTGCTGAAAAAACGGCAGGAACATTCCAAATATAGAACAGCAGAGTGAGGAGAAAACGTGGCAAGTCCTAAAAATATGATTGTGGCACAATCCGGAGGTCCCTCTCCGGTGATCAATAATAGCCTGCGGGGATTAGTAGAAACCGCACGTGATCTACCAGAAATAGGAACGATTTATGCGGGTTGGCATGGAATTGAAGGGGTCCTGAAAGAAGAATTACTCAATTTGAGTGGACAATCACCTGAAGAAATTGCACTTTTAAGAGTCACTCCCGCAGCAGGTTCTGTAGGAACATGCCGTTATAAATTAAAAGAACATCAAAACGAGGACTTTGATCGCATTATTGAAGTTTTCAAAGCTCATAATGTGGGTTACTTCTGTTACATCGGTGGAAATGACTCGATGGATACAGCAAATAAAGTGGCTCAAATGGCTACAGAGAGAGGTGTTGATGTCGTCGGCATTGGTGTCCCCAAAACAATTGACAATGATGTAGGAGACAGTGAGTTCAAACTCATCGACCACACTCCCGGATATGGTAGTACCGCCCGGTACTGGCTGAGTATGGTTCAAATGGCAAACGAAGAAAATCGGGGAAGCTGTCCTGCCGATCCTGTTCTGGTTTTACAGGCTATGGGTCGTAAAATTGGCTTTATCCCGGCAGCCGCTCGTCTGGCAGACCCGCAGCGAAAAATTCCGATGCAAATTTATCTTGCTGAAAACCCTGTCAGTATCGAACAGATTCATACTCAAATTAACGATCAGCTAAAAAAAGATGGACGACTGATTGTAGTCGTCAGTGAAGGACTGTCGCTGGGAGACATCGGCGAAACAAAAGATTCCTTCGGACATACTCAGTTCAGTTCCAGTCAGATGACAGTGGCCCAATTACTGGTAAATGAACTGAATCAGAGAGGCTTAGCAGTGAAGGGTGCTGCCCGGGCAAATGTTCCAGGCACAGATCAACGACACAATATTGCCTACGCCTCTACAGTTGACTTAGACGAAGCCTACGGAGCGGGACAAAAGGCAGCACTATTGGCAGCCGCTGGCGAATCGGGATACATGTCGACCATTCTTCGTAATGAGGGACCAGGTTACAATGTGCGTTATGATAAAGTTCCATTACCAGAAGTAGCGAACAGCGAGCGAACATTTCCCAAAAACTGGATTTCTGCTGATGGCATGGACGTCACCGATGACTTTATCAAGTATTGCCAACCTCTGGTTGGTAACGACTGGCCCAGTATTCCTTTAATTAATGGGCGTATGAGATTAGCTCAACTGCAACCATTATTTGGAGATCAAAAGCTACCTAAGTACGTTCCCCAGGCAGATAGGTCAGAATAAACCAAACTGACGTACTTTTGTACGAAGTGAATTAGATAAAACATTTTTTAGCATGAGGATGGGAGAGAACTGTGGCGGATAATCCATTGGATACCAACTTTCAAAAGAAAAACGACTTTTTGATCGGTATAGATTCGGATGGTTGTGCCTTTGATTCGATGGAAATCAAACATAAAGAGTGCTTCATTCCTAATTTTATCAACTATTTTGGTTTACAGCCCATCTCAAAGTATGCCCGCGAAGCTGCTGAATTTACGAACTTGTACTCTAAGTGGCGTGGCGCCAATCGCTTTATTTCATACACACTCGCATTAGATCTGCTTGAAGAACGCTCAGAAGTCAAATCGCGAAATGTCGACATCCCTAAGCTCCAAGGCATTAGAGACTGGATCGAACGTGAGACAAAATTGGGAAATCCCACATTGGCCGCTGAGGTGGAAAAAACTCACGATCCCGATCTCGAACTCGGATTAAAATGGTCCTTGGCCGTGAATGAAATGATCGCTGATATGGTTCATGATGTTCCCCCATATCCCAATGTGAGAGAAAGCCTGATTAAACTGGATCCGGTAGCCGACATGATTGTTTGCTCTGCCACTCCGAATGAGGCACTCAATAAAGAATGGGAAGAACATGATATCGCCCAATATGTGGACGCCATTTGTGGACAAGAAGCAGGCAGTAAAAAAGAAACCCTGGGACAAGCCAAAGATTGTGGATACGAATCAAACAAAGTCTTAATGATTGGCGATGCACCTGGTGACATGAAAGCGGCTCAAGCCGTGGGTGCACTCTTTTACCCCATTAATCCCGGTGCCGAAGAGGCGAGTTGGGAACGTTTTATCAATGAAGCTTGTGATAAATTCCTAAACGGTGAGTATGCTGGAGAATATCAGCAAAAAGTAATTGATGAGTTTGATAGTTATCTGCCAGAGCAACCTCCCTGGAAAGTATAATCTTACAGAACAATTGCATTAAATCACAACGGATCAAATTCAACATAGTTTCTATTAACAAATCATTAAAAACAAACGAGAGTTTTCAATGTCAAAACACGATATCGGCCTGGTAGGTCTGGCAGTCATGGGACAAAATCTGGTACTGAATATGGCCAATCATGGCTACTCGGTCGGTGTTTTCAATCGCACTACGAGCGTAACCGATGATTTCGTTGCCAGTAAAACCGATGAGCAAAACATTACGGGATATCATAGTCTCAAAGAACTAGTTGAAAATCTGGCAACACCACGGAAGGTGATGCTCATGGTCAAGGCGGGTCCTGCTGTTGATAACATTATTGAAGACCTTAAAGGCTTATTAAGCCCTGGCGATATCATCATCGATGGAGGTAACACACACTTTGATGACACGAATCGTCGTACTAAAGAAGTAGAAGATGCAGGTCTCCTCTTTATCGGCACAGGCGTTTCTGGTGGAGAAGAGGGGGCGCTCAAAGGCCCCAGTATTATGCCTGGGGGGTCACCCGACGGTTGGCCACACGTAAAATCCATTTTACAAGATATCTCAGCCAAAGTGGGCGAAAATAATGATATCCCCTGCTGCGAATGGGTAGGAGAAGCAGGTGCAGGACATTATGTCAAAATGGTACATAATGGAATTGAGTATGGTGATATGCAGCTGATCTGCGAATCATACTATATCCTCAAGCATACGTTGGGGCTCACTAATGACGAACTTTATAAGGTATTTGATGACTGGAATCGTGGTGAACTGGAAAGTTACCTGATTGAAATCACCCGCGACATATTCACAGTGCTCGATGGAGAATCAGATGACTATCTGGTTGATAAAATCCTGGATACTGCCAAACAAAAGGGAACAGGCAAGTGGATGAGTCAACACGCATTAGACTTGGGTGTTCCCACAACCCTGATCACAGAAGCCGTCTATGCCCGTTGTCTTTCAGCTCAAAAAGAAGCGCGCGTTCGTGCATCCAAAATCCTGAGTGGTCCTGAGAAAAAATTTGACGGAGATCGAGATCAATTTATTGAAGATGTAAGACAGGCCCTTTATGCTTCCAAATTATGCAGCTACGCACAAGGCTATGTTCAATTGAATGCCGCTGCGGAACACTTTGGCTGGAAGCTGAATAACGGAGATAT
This window encodes:
- a CDS encoding diphosphate--fructose-6-phosphate 1-phosphotransferase, with protein sequence MASPKNMIVAQSGGPSPVINNSLRGLVETARDLPEIGTIYAGWHGIEGVLKEELLNLSGQSPEEIALLRVTPAAGSVGTCRYKLKEHQNEDFDRIIEVFKAHNVGYFCYIGGNDSMDTANKVAQMATERGVDVVGIGVPKTIDNDVGDSEFKLIDHTPGYGSTARYWLSMVQMANEENRGSCPADPVLVLQAMGRKIGFIPAAARLADPQRKIPMQIYLAENPVSIEQIHTQINDQLKKDGRLIVVVSEGLSLGDIGETKDSFGHTQFSSSQMTVAQLLVNELNQRGLAVKGAARANVPGTDQRHNIAYASTVDLDEAYGAGQKAALLAAAGESGYMSTILRNEGPGYNVRYDKVPLPEVANSERTFPKNWISADGMDVTDDFIKYCQPLVGNDWPSIPLINGRMRLAQLQPLFGDQKLPKYVPQADRSE
- a CDS encoding HAD family hydrolase; its protein translation is MADNPLDTNFQKKNDFLIGIDSDGCAFDSMEIKHKECFIPNFINYFGLQPISKYAREAAEFTNLYSKWRGANRFISYTLALDLLEERSEVKSRNVDIPKLQGIRDWIERETKLGNPTLAAEVEKTHDPDLELGLKWSLAVNEMIADMVHDVPPYPNVRESLIKLDPVADMIVCSATPNEALNKEWEEHDIAQYVDAICGQEAGSKKETLGQAKDCGYESNKVLMIGDAPGDMKAAQAVGALFYPINPGAEEASWERFINEACDKFLNGEYAGEYQQKVIDEFDSYLPEQPPWKV
- the gnd gene encoding decarboxylating NADP(+)-dependent phosphogluconate dehydrogenase; the protein is MSKHDIGLVGLAVMGQNLVLNMANHGYSVGVFNRTTSVTDDFVASKTDEQNITGYHSLKELVENLATPRKVMLMVKAGPAVDNIIEDLKGLLSPGDIIIDGGNTHFDDTNRRTKEVEDAGLLFIGTGVSGGEEGALKGPSIMPGGSPDGWPHVKSILQDISAKVGENNDIPCCEWVGEAGAGHYVKMVHNGIEYGDMQLICESYYILKHTLGLTNDELYKVFDDWNRGELESYLIEITRDIFTVLDGESDDYLVDKILDTAKQKGTGKWMSQHALDLGVPTTLITEAVYARCLSAQKEARVRASKILSGPEKKFDGDRDQFIEDVRQALYASKLCSYAQGYVQLNAAAEHFGWKLNNGDIALLWRGGCIIRSTFLQDIKAAFDKNPQLENLLLDDFFRNAVDNAQSSWRRVVATAVELGLPVPSFTAALSYYDGYRQERLPANLLQAQRDYFGAHTYQRIDKEGTFHTDWIRERRLDS